The proteins below come from a single Gimesia alba genomic window:
- a CDS encoding SBBP repeat-containing protein has product MKSFLSLSSTRLSVFVLCCLISSLWLAIPVVAGENKGVSKTSPRSVLWVKQAGGSKHDKIRGITVDGAGNCFVTGEFTEQAQFADQSVTSRGKMDFVLAKYSPEGKLLWLQTAGGSEIDRGYAVAVDRAGNSYVTGHFQSPTFQIGDKTLKNQGDYDYFVAKYDPDGKLLWAQSAGGAGYDYGHGIAVTPDGECYVAGSFAGAVTFGDSQSKNKQGRSLFVAKYDTDGKVLWSQLAGNKLGQSGHQIAVDQTGNCYVCGYITGLIELAGKTVGTDTKVKDIFLAKLSPGGKLLWSANSGGQADGLSTGVAVDAQGNCYLTGMFKNEATFGKTTLKSTGAYDIFAARINADGTPAWAYSGGGEKIDYGLGIAVDRGGNCYVTGEFTDDVKFMGKHLTQLGGRDIFVTRFSPEGKLDWLEMLGGDKSDLSYAIAVDHNNHCFLSGAFSPSTQYQSYQLKSRGSNDIFLIKLSQ; this is encoded by the coding sequence ATGAAATCATTCTTGTCTCTGAGTTCTACGCGTTTGTCTGTTTTTGTTTTGTGTTGTCTGATCTCTAGTCTGTGGCTCGCGATACCAGTCGTTGCGGGAGAAAACAAGGGCGTTTCTAAAACATCTCCCCGTTCTGTTCTCTGGGTCAAGCAAGCTGGGGGCAGCAAACATGATAAAATACGGGGCATCACCGTTGATGGGGCAGGGAATTGCTTCGTCACAGGTGAATTCACTGAGCAGGCACAATTTGCAGATCAGAGCGTGACCAGCCGGGGAAAAATGGATTTTGTACTTGCGAAATACAGCCCCGAGGGGAAACTGCTCTGGTTACAAACAGCAGGAGGGTCTGAGATCGATCGTGGTTATGCAGTGGCCGTCGATCGGGCAGGAAATTCTTATGTGACGGGCCATTTTCAGAGTCCGACATTCCAAATTGGGGATAAAACTCTCAAAAATCAGGGAGACTACGATTATTTTGTCGCGAAGTATGACCCTGATGGAAAGTTGCTTTGGGCACAAAGCGCAGGAGGAGCCGGATATGATTATGGACATGGCATTGCAGTAACACCTGATGGAGAATGTTATGTCGCAGGCTCCTTTGCGGGAGCAGTGACCTTTGGTGATTCCCAATCCAAAAACAAGCAGGGGCGTTCTCTGTTCGTGGCCAAATATGATACCGATGGAAAGGTGCTCTGGAGTCAATTGGCTGGAAACAAACTCGGCCAGAGTGGACACCAGATTGCCGTAGATCAAACAGGGAACTGTTATGTCTGCGGTTATATTACTGGTCTGATTGAATTGGCTGGGAAGACAGTGGGGACCGATACGAAAGTGAAGGATATATTTCTTGCTAAGTTATCGCCAGGAGGTAAGCTGCTCTGGTCTGCCAATTCTGGAGGGCAGGCAGATGGATTGAGTACAGGCGTTGCCGTGGATGCACAGGGGAACTGCTATCTGACGGGGATGTTTAAGAATGAGGCAACGTTTGGCAAAACGACTCTCAAGAGCACAGGCGCGTATGATATTTTTGCAGCTCGGATCAATGCCGATGGGACTCCTGCCTGGGCATATTCCGGGGGAGGCGAAAAAATTGATTACGGTCTGGGTATCGCCGTTGATCGAGGCGGTAACTGTTACGTGACGGGTGAGTTCACGGATGATGTGAAATTCATGGGAAAACACCTGACTCAGCTGGGAGGACGTGATATATTTGTCACACGTTTCTCGCCAGAAGGAAAACTCGACTGGCTGGAAATGCTGGGAGGTGATAAAAGTGATCTAAGTTATGCGATTGCCGTCGATCACAACAACCATTGTTTCCTTTCCGGGGCCTTTTCTCCTTCCACACAGTATCAGAGTTATCAATTGAAAAGCCGCGGCAGCAACGACATCTTTTTGATTAAACTGAGCCAATAA
- a CDS encoding PSD1 and planctomycete cytochrome C domain-containing protein, whose amino-acid sequence MRWQCASTLLSLITLAPLSLFAQTSTSTVDYTTQIKPLLQAHCFACHGTLKQESALRLDAGKLILKGGEIGPAVIGGKPQQSLLYQVLIEDADFEMPPEGQGRKLKQDEVQLIKTWIEQGARFPADDQPESAPSDHWAFQPIKRPALPTTNAKVTNHIDAFITARHEQAGLIPQPKTDQATLLRRVYLDLIGLPPTPEELHAFLNDAKPDAYERVIEDLLSRPQYGERWGRHWMDIWRYSDWYGRRGAKDMTNSYSLIWRWRDWIIRSVNEDKGYDRMIIEMLAADEIAPNDRENLVATGFIVRNFYRWNYHTWRKDNVEHTAKAFLGLTMNCCECHDHKYDPISQNEYFAFRSFFEPIDLRHDRVPGEPDPGIFPDYKLSVRNGPIRTGMVRIYDRHLDAKAKFYTGGLEQNIVEAKPPIEAAAIEFLGGNQIPITPVDLPVTAWYPGLKPFVIKEETKTREAAFQNALKAWKQQKSKLNKDLHQQETQLANVLANRKISQTKNQPTQVTNNQALQLNAKQGRRTLAHELSNWKSFDSEIQVQFRLRILTDSLVNFQLSNDLSGGRTNLYVAFEAGKIITYAPGTTGTTTVGNYKANQENQAFQVTLLLKPTEDIAELTITDAAASEIVVDKQPIALNGWNPANSTNRGLFLDAHPGSVAEFDEIVFLGKDAQELERFDFEFPGYRQGEDIPGIKNWSVTRFSTGTASSQVILNKPLSEADQKWQQKVTEATQNRDLVKLKQNSLQLTLQATRDAKSEYAARVRAATARYIEKAKNFEVLEKAASQAEWRARLSQAESEHKSNELALLQAKALPLSDKERAKKVTTAQKQLTQSQATLTAAQKPLDEGTTTYTSLSRIFPQQSTGKRAALAHWIANRENPLTARVAVNHIWTRHFGQPIVKSVYNFGRSGASPTHPELINWLAAEFMDHQWSIKHLHRLILLSDSYQRSSKGVAPDHTNLSNDRDNLLLWKFPTNRMEAEVIRDSLFYLANDLDPKMYGQELEQDQGLITNRRSLYYSHHGEAKMEFLELFDGASATDCYQRTTSIMPQQALALTNSKLTVQKSRKIAAQLWTQPHSETDKQQSFVQRAFELILSRSATEKELTAAMHFLTRQEQLFSKSTIKPVPDQNPKPITDFSQPAPQPAARARESLVQALFSHNDFVTIR is encoded by the coding sequence ATGCGATGGCAATGCGCCAGTACACTCTTGAGCCTGATCACACTCGCCCCTCTTTCGCTTTTCGCACAGACATCAACATCCACCGTTGATTACACAACACAAATCAAACCACTTCTGCAGGCCCATTGCTTCGCTTGCCATGGAACACTGAAACAGGAATCTGCATTGCGGCTGGATGCAGGGAAATTGATCCTTAAAGGAGGCGAAATTGGTCCTGCTGTCATCGGCGGTAAACCACAGCAAAGCCTGCTGTATCAGGTTCTGATCGAAGATGCCGATTTCGAAATGCCCCCTGAAGGCCAGGGACGCAAACTGAAGCAGGATGAAGTCCAACTCATCAAAACCTGGATTGAACAGGGAGCCCGGTTTCCAGCCGATGATCAACCTGAATCAGCTCCCTCTGACCATTGGGCCTTCCAACCAATCAAACGTCCTGCCCTTCCCACTACAAACGCAAAAGTGACCAATCACATTGACGCCTTCATCACAGCGCGTCATGAGCAGGCTGGCCTGATTCCCCAACCCAAAACCGATCAAGCGACTTTACTCAGACGGGTCTATCTTGACCTCATTGGACTGCCTCCGACTCCCGAAGAATTGCATGCTTTTTTGAACGATGCAAAACCAGATGCGTACGAACGTGTGATTGAGGATCTGCTTAGTCGTCCGCAATACGGAGAACGTTGGGGCAGACACTGGATGGACATCTGGAGGTATAGCGACTGGTATGGTCGTCGTGGTGCCAAGGATATGACCAACAGTTATTCCCTGATCTGGCGCTGGCGAGATTGGATCATTCGTTCTGTGAACGAAGACAAAGGCTACGACCGCATGATTATAGAGATGCTGGCTGCCGATGAAATTGCTCCCAACGATAGAGAGAACCTGGTGGCTACCGGCTTTATCGTTCGGAATTTCTATCGCTGGAATTATCACACTTGGCGCAAAGACAATGTCGAACATACCGCTAAAGCATTTTTAGGACTGACAATGAATTGCTGTGAGTGTCATGACCATAAATACGACCCGATCAGCCAGAATGAATACTTTGCCTTCCGTTCCTTTTTTGAGCCAATTGATCTGCGACACGACCGCGTCCCCGGCGAACCCGATCCCGGTATATTTCCCGATTACAAATTGAGTGTCCGCAATGGGCCTATTCGAACAGGTATGGTACGCATTTACGACAGACACCTGGATGCCAAAGCGAAATTCTACACAGGCGGCCTTGAGCAAAATATCGTCGAAGCGAAACCACCGATTGAAGCAGCCGCAATTGAGTTTCTGGGAGGGAATCAAATTCCAATCACCCCCGTTGATCTACCAGTCACCGCCTGGTATCCCGGTTTGAAGCCGTTTGTGATTAAAGAAGAAACCAAAACACGCGAAGCCGCTTTCCAGAACGCTCTAAAAGCATGGAAACAACAGAAGTCAAAATTAAACAAGGATCTGCATCAACAGGAAACGCAACTGGCCAATGTTCTCGCAAATCGAAAAATAAGCCAGACTAAGAATCAACCAACACAGGTCACTAATAATCAGGCGCTGCAACTCAATGCAAAACAGGGACGTCGCACATTGGCACATGAATTGTCCAATTGGAAATCGTTTGATTCAGAGATACAAGTTCAATTTCGACTCAGAATTCTGACTGACAGTCTGGTTAACTTTCAACTTTCGAACGATTTATCGGGCGGCAGAACAAATCTGTACGTAGCTTTTGAAGCCGGTAAGATTATTACGTATGCTCCCGGTACCACGGGTACAACGACCGTAGGAAATTACAAAGCAAATCAGGAGAATCAAGCATTTCAAGTCACTTTGCTTTTGAAACCTACTGAAGACATCGCAGAGTTGACTATCACAGATGCAGCGGCATCCGAAATCGTCGTGGACAAGCAGCCGATCGCCCTCAATGGTTGGAATCCTGCCAATTCAACGAACCGTGGTCTCTTTCTGGACGCACATCCCGGCAGTGTTGCGGAGTTTGATGAAATTGTCTTTCTTGGCAAAGACGCGCAGGAGCTAGAGCGATTCGATTTTGAATTTCCCGGCTATCGCCAGGGGGAAGATATCCCCGGAATTAAAAACTGGTCGGTCACACGTTTCAGTACCGGCACAGCAAGTTCACAAGTTATTTTGAACAAACCGCTCTCAGAAGCTGATCAAAAATGGCAGCAGAAAGTCACAGAAGCAACTCAAAATCGGGACTTGGTGAAATTAAAACAAAACTCGCTTCAGCTAACTCTCCAGGCAACCCGTGACGCGAAATCAGAATATGCGGCTCGTGTTCGCGCAGCCACAGCACGTTACATCGAAAAAGCAAAGAATTTTGAAGTTTTAGAAAAAGCCGCCAGTCAGGCCGAATGGCGGGCACGATTGAGTCAGGCGGAGTCTGAGCACAAATCGAATGAACTTGCCTTACTCCAGGCAAAAGCACTGCCGCTATCAGACAAGGAACGAGCCAAAAAAGTCACAACGGCACAGAAACAACTGACTCAGTCACAAGCAACGTTGACCGCCGCCCAAAAACCACTTGATGAAGGAACTACTACCTATACCAGCCTCAGCCGTATTTTTCCCCAACAGAGCACCGGAAAACGAGCCGCGCTCGCCCACTGGATCGCGAATCGTGAGAACCCCTTGACGGCGCGTGTCGCTGTAAACCATATCTGGACGAGACATTTCGGCCAGCCGATCGTAAAGTCAGTCTATAACTTTGGACGTAGCGGCGCCTCTCCCACACATCCGGAATTGATCAACTGGCTGGCAGCAGAATTCATGGATCATCAATGGAGCATCAAGCATCTGCATCGTTTGATTCTGCTCAGCGACTCCTATCAGCGCAGTTCAAAAGGCGTTGCCCCCGACCACACGAATCTCAGCAACGATCGCGACAATCTTTTGCTATGGAAGTTCCCTACCAATCGCATGGAAGCAGAAGTCATCCGTGACAGTCTATTCTACCTCGCGAATGACCTCGACCCAAAAATGTACGGACAGGAACTGGAACAGGATCAGGGGCTGATCACCAACCGACGCAGTCTGTATTATTCGCATCATGGTGAAGCAAAAATGGAGTTTTTGGAATTATTCGATGGTGCCAGTGCAACCGACTGCTATCAGCGTACCACCAGCATCATGCCGCAACAGGCACTGGCATTGACTAACAGTAAATTGACCGTTCAAAAAAGTCGTAAAATTGCGGCTCAACTCTGGACTCAGCCTCATTCTGAAACTGATAAACAACAGTCGTTTGTACAACGTGCGTTTGAATTAATTCTGTCTCGCTCTGCCACTGAAAAAGAGCTGACTGCAGCAATGCATTTTCTGACACGACAGGAACAGCTGTTTTCCAAGTCTACAATAAAACCAGTGCCAGACCAGAACCCAAAGCCTATCACCGATTTCAGTCAACCAGCCCCGCAACCGGCAGCACGTGCACGAGAAAGTCTGGTTCAGGCATTATTTAGTCATAACGATTTTGTCACCATCCGTTAA
- a CDS encoding DUF1501 domain-containing protein has translation MKQDLSIMPQCNRIRRRAFLADLGFGATGMALSTLLADENQTKAAVPTNGPHFTPKAKSVIWVFLSGGYSQMETFDPKPELNKYGGKTFSDTIYPDPFKDPRYKERARSVVKVKREHSKIMPMQVGFKKQGESGIEMTDWWPHLSTCVDDISFVRSMYTTDNDHAAEYQIHHGRHKLDQKQPVIGSWLSYGLGSLNKNLPEYVFLGSYTDTRVKENFNPDYLGPKYMGVELSLDPKNPLPFGSRPKSVLEQEQANQYAFINELNQIAAVGYPSDEKLRARINSYELAFRMQTSVPEVLELTDETQETQSLYGIDEKETAIYGRRLLAARRLAERGVRFTQVYLSGYGEWDSHQKLKENHTRSCKRVDKPIAGLLKDLKRRGMWDDTVVVFCTEFGRTPAVENRGNAKMPSGRDHHPHGFTVWFAGAGIKQGHVHGATDELGFHAVESPHYVTDIHATLYHLLGLDSHKLDIPGRKRLEIDYGKPILDIIT, from the coding sequence ATGAAACAAGATTTATCTATAATGCCTCAATGTAATCGCATTCGGCGTCGTGCGTTTTTAGCAGACTTGGGCTTCGGTGCGACCGGTATGGCATTAAGTACGCTTTTAGCAGATGAAAACCAGACAAAAGCTGCTGTCCCCACAAATGGCCCCCACTTTACTCCCAAAGCCAAGTCCGTGATCTGGGTGTTTCTTTCTGGTGGTTACAGTCAGATGGAAACCTTCGACCCCAAACCCGAATTGAATAAATACGGAGGAAAAACATTTTCAGACACGATTTATCCCGATCCCTTCAAGGATCCGCGTTACAAAGAACGGGCGCGTTCCGTAGTCAAAGTAAAGCGCGAGCATTCCAAAATTATGCCGATGCAGGTCGGATTCAAAAAGCAGGGAGAATCTGGAATTGAAATGACAGACTGGTGGCCGCATCTGTCGACCTGCGTTGATGACATTTCCTTTGTCCGTTCCATGTATACAACCGACAACGACCATGCGGCCGAATATCAGATTCATCACGGTAGACATAAACTTGATCAGAAACAACCAGTCATTGGTTCCTGGCTCAGTTACGGCTTAGGTAGTCTTAATAAAAACCTGCCTGAATATGTATTTTTAGGTTCGTATACTGATACACGTGTGAAAGAAAACTTCAATCCCGACTATCTCGGGCCCAAATACATGGGAGTCGAACTCTCACTGGATCCGAAAAATCCACTCCCCTTCGGTAGCCGCCCCAAATCAGTGCTCGAACAGGAACAGGCTAACCAGTATGCCTTTATTAATGAGCTAAACCAAATTGCGGCTGTGGGATATCCCAGCGATGAGAAATTGCGCGCCCGCATCAATTCCTACGAACTGGCATTTCGCATGCAAACATCGGTCCCTGAAGTGCTGGAATTGACGGATGAGACTCAGGAAACGCAAAGTCTCTACGGGATCGATGAGAAAGAGACCGCCATTTATGGACGCCGGCTACTGGCAGCGCGCCGTCTGGCAGAACGGGGCGTTCGTTTTACCCAGGTCTACTTAAGCGGCTACGGGGAGTGGGATTCCCATCAGAAGCTAAAAGAAAATCACACACGCTCTTGCAAACGCGTTGATAAACCAATTGCCGGCCTGTTGAAAGACCTGAAACGGCGCGGAATGTGGGACGATACGGTCGTCGTTTTCTGTACCGAATTTGGACGAACGCCGGCTGTCGAAAATCGAGGCAATGCCAAGATGCCCAGTGGGCGGGATCATCATCCGCATGGCTTTACGGTCTGGTTTGCCGGAGCAGGAATCAAACAGGGACACGTTCATGGCGCCACGGATGAGCTTGGCTTCCACGCCGTCGAATCCCCCCACTATGTGACGGACATTCATGCCACCCTGTATCACTTACTCGGGCTGGACAGCCACAAGCTGGATATCCCAGGGCGTAAACGTCTGGAAATCGATTATGGCAAGCCTATCCTGGATATCATCACCTGA
- a CDS encoding N,N-dimethylformamidase beta subunit family domain-containing protein produces MLIGYVSDENYRALYDVAVEFQANGQFFSTRSTASGAVVLDLPVGAYDVILQHRDYCAKRVQLQVEPGQVYQFRLLSTKLYGFAWPRCVSAGESSEFRVHSTSEYSLELWKYGKEKEYVRRIGTFDDHAPLSNLQITPDGDYTQDGVDWNNVGYRTVTQKQTVAAPEQTGLYMFHLSNKSGDVFTYPWVVSPKTPQSDIAILASDLTWNAYNSFGGRSNYLNPEGLPPTPVVNSRQELRRYLKPSFGAYYVEEYPPLSLERPQPYLHIDLNEQLRDPIYSRMGCGMLHSEWRLLGWMEEQGLSYDYYSETQFHFDQLPLDDYKVLILSSHPEYWSKQMYDRLKSWVFESGGRLIYLGGNGLNCEVEFLDDHRVVYHNTDCTKWCGVAMDPPIPESESTFESRYHARQESEANLLGVVFSFAGIMTGAPYKVIDNQHWCFEGTNLKQDDLFGTESQHMRIPGGASGHETDKISASSPPEIHLIAQGTNPDQGGADMVHFQTASGGEVFSVGSICWITSMLVDENISCISRNVIERFTK; encoded by the coding sequence ATGCTTATTGGATATGTCAGCGACGAAAATTATCGAGCCCTCTACGATGTTGCTGTCGAGTTTCAGGCTAATGGCCAGTTCTTTAGCACGCGGTCGACTGCATCGGGGGCTGTGGTTCTTGATCTTCCCGTCGGTGCCTATGATGTGATTTTGCAGCATCGCGATTATTGTGCCAAACGCGTTCAGTTGCAGGTAGAGCCGGGGCAGGTTTATCAGTTTCGTTTGTTATCGACAAAATTATATGGCTTTGCCTGGCCGCGATGTGTCAGTGCAGGAGAGTCTTCGGAGTTCCGCGTGCACTCGACTTCGGAATACAGTCTGGAATTGTGGAAGTATGGAAAAGAAAAAGAATACGTCCGCCGGATCGGCACGTTTGACGATCATGCACCGTTATCGAATTTGCAGATTACACCCGATGGAGACTACACACAGGATGGTGTTGACTGGAACAATGTAGGTTATCGCACGGTCACTCAGAAGCAGACCGTCGCTGCACCGGAGCAAACCGGCTTGTATATGTTTCATTTGAGTAACAAATCGGGGGATGTATTCACTTATCCCTGGGTCGTTTCACCGAAAACGCCACAATCCGATATTGCAATTCTCGCCAGTGATCTTACTTGGAATGCGTATAACAGCTTCGGGGGACGCAGTAATTATCTCAACCCGGAAGGACTACCGCCGACTCCTGTGGTCAACAGCCGACAGGAATTGAGACGGTACCTCAAACCATCATTCGGGGCGTATTATGTTGAGGAGTATCCTCCATTATCCCTGGAACGGCCTCAACCTTATTTGCATATTGACCTGAATGAGCAGCTTCGTGATCCCATTTATAGCCGGATGGGTTGTGGGATGTTGCATTCCGAGTGGCGTCTACTAGGCTGGATGGAAGAGCAGGGGCTGTCTTACGATTATTACAGCGAAACTCAGTTTCATTTTGATCAATTACCGCTAGATGACTACAAAGTTCTGATTCTGAGTTCGCACCCCGAATACTGGTCGAAGCAGATGTATGACCGGCTGAAATCCTGGGTATTTGAATCTGGGGGACGGTTGATTTATCTGGGAGGCAATGGCTTAAACTGTGAAGTCGAATTTCTGGACGATCATCGGGTCGTCTATCACAATACCGACTGCACCAAGTGGTGTGGCGTCGCCATGGATCCGCCGATTCCTGAATCGGAATCGACTTTTGAAAGCCGCTATCACGCGCGACAGGAATCTGAGGCGAATCTGCTGGGAGTTGTGTTCTCTTTTGCTGGTATCATGACGGGAGCCCCTTACAAGGTGATCGATAATCAACACTGGTGTTTTGAAGGAACCAACTTGAAACAAGACGACCTATTTGGGACGGAAAGCCAGCATATGCGCATTCCGGGGGGCGCTTCCGGGCATGAGACAGACAAAATATCTGCCAGTTCACCGCCCGAAATCCATCTGATCGCTCAAGGCACGAATCCAGACCAGGGCGGGGCAGACATGGTGCATTTTCAAACCGCTTCAGGAGGAGAAGTCTTTTCTGTCGGTTCCATCTGCTGGATCACATCGATGTTAGTGGATGAGAATATCTCGTGCATTTCTCGCAATGTAATTGAGCGATTTACAAAATAG
- a CDS encoding acetamidase/formamidase family protein yields the protein MKQISLDAFNYEFNRLQEPRLHIESGETIQVETEDALSGQIRKAGDRRDKAKVPFSNPVTGPIYVKEAQPGDMLAIKIEAIESRDGQCATYTGNPKQLCQWLGTDVPDGAHVCPIQDGFVYWSEQIKIPYTPMLGCIGTTPAYGMPSTMPAGPHGGNMDIREVTVGNTLYLPVFVTGGLLYLGDAHAAMGQGELSATGLEMASQTTLTIDLVKGKNIAGPRIESPEEIITVASGTPMERATAEAFAQMILWMEADYGWNRWRAYDLLTHVAEISMGYYEGGGLAVKVAKQYVEHPS from the coding sequence ATGAAACAAATTTCGCTCGACGCATTCAACTATGAATTCAATCGCCTGCAGGAGCCACGATTGCATATCGAATCTGGAGAAACGATTCAAGTTGAAACAGAAGACGCACTTTCAGGACAGATTCGGAAGGCCGGCGATCGCAGAGATAAAGCCAAGGTACCTTTCAGCAATCCCGTGACAGGGCCTATCTACGTTAAAGAGGCACAGCCGGGGGATATGCTGGCCATCAAAATCGAAGCCATTGAGTCTCGCGATGGGCAATGTGCGACTTACACGGGCAATCCGAAACAACTTTGTCAATGGCTGGGGACAGATGTGCCGGACGGAGCACACGTCTGCCCGATCCAGGATGGCTTCGTCTATTGGAGTGAGCAAATCAAAATTCCTTATACGCCGATGCTGGGGTGTATTGGAACAACACCCGCGTATGGTATGCCCAGTACAATGCCGGCCGGCCCGCATGGCGGCAATATGGATATCAGGGAAGTGACTGTGGGAAACACGTTGTATTTACCAGTGTTTGTAACTGGGGGATTGCTCTATCTGGGGGATGCGCATGCGGCCATGGGGCAGGGAGAACTTTCGGCGACGGGGCTGGAGATGGCGTCTCAAACGACTCTGACGATTGACCTGGTGAAAGGCAAAAATATTGCGGGGCCGCGCATTGAATCGCCTGAAGAGATCATTACTGTTGCGAGTGGAACACCGATGGAACGTGCTACTGCCGAGGCATTTGCCCAGATGATTCTCTGGATGGAAGCCGACTATGGTTGGAACCGCTGGCGGGCCTATGATCTGTTGACGCATGTAGCAGAAATCTCAATGGGCTACTATGAAGGCGGCGGTCTGGCAGTCAAAGTTGCAAAACAATATGTTGAGCACCCTTCCTGA